One genomic segment of Mesoterricola silvestris includes these proteins:
- the pyrF gene encoding orotidine-5'-phosphate decarboxylase: MTVAQSIIDRLVVALDVPTGAEALALARTLSGRAGMFKVGLELFCAEGPAFVREVQKAGPVFLDLKLHDIPNTVHRAMEALLPMNPSLVTIHTQGGPAMIEAAAQAVKAHRQRGGRTQLLGVTVLTSLDREALARLGSTAEPGDLALHLARLAKACGCDGVVCSAHEAASVRDACGAPFHRLTPGIRPGGVATQDQARVVTPAQALREGATWLVVGRPITQAPDPAAAAQGILLEMAGA; this comes from the coding sequence ATGACCGTAGCCCAATCCATCATCGACCGGCTCGTGGTGGCCCTGGACGTGCCCACCGGGGCGGAGGCGCTGGCCCTGGCCCGGACCCTTTCGGGCAGGGCGGGCATGTTCAAGGTGGGCCTCGAGCTGTTCTGCGCCGAGGGCCCGGCCTTCGTGCGGGAGGTGCAGAAGGCCGGCCCGGTGTTCCTGGACCTCAAGCTCCACGACATCCCCAACACCGTCCACCGGGCCATGGAGGCCCTGCTGCCCATGAATCCCTCCCTGGTGACCATCCACACCCAGGGGGGCCCGGCCATGATCGAGGCCGCGGCCCAGGCCGTGAAGGCCCACCGCCAGCGCGGCGGCAGGACGCAGCTCCTGGGCGTCACGGTGCTCACGAGCCTGGACCGGGAGGCCCTGGCGCGCCTGGGATCCACCGCGGAACCCGGCGACCTGGCCCTGCACCTGGCGCGCCTGGCCAAGGCCTGCGGCTGCGACGGCGTGGTGTGCTCGGCCCACGAGGCCGCCTCGGTGCGCGACGCCTGCGGGGCCCCTTTCCACCGCCTGACCCCGGGCATCCGCCCCGGGGGCGTCGCCACCCAGGACCAGGCCCGGGTGGTCACCCCCGCCCAGGCCCTGCGGGAGGGCGCCACCTGGCTCGTGGTGGGCCGGCCCATCACCCAGGCCCCGGACCCCGCCGCGGCGGCCCAGGGGATCCTCCTGGAAATGGCCGGCGCCTAG
- a CDS encoding DUF4238 domain-containing protein: MPQQSHRHHYIPEWYQRRFLAPDKTAFKILDLAPESFKDASGRIRGHSRAILDKGPDAWFWEPDLYTIRILGKEDDVIERMLFGAIDTNGRKAFDDLLNEDWDGMHESYPQLFEFLDALRLRTPKGLQFIRQFPGANSQQSLMVWMQRVRRMHCVMWMEGVREIFSTGSSTKKFIFSDHPVTLFNRLIFPGDRKLVNGSDPLLEWQGTQTIVPLDQDHLFVLTHLEWGRCQKPGPYIARQPRTNHRYFDNPLVSYHDIERSRSLTDEQILEVNYIIKNRAFRYIAGQEESDLFPESELKTTMWNKLGTFLMPPESRVAMSGGQMFAKMKDGSEYFQDEFGRRPKTLEEWKAASDEMKRMEEHFHSLMKKQKSQI; this comes from the coding sequence ATGCCTCAACAAAGCCATAGGCATCATTACATTCCAGAATGGTACCAAAGGCGCTTTCTTGCCCCAGACAAGACCGCATTTAAGATTTTAGATTTAGCCCCCGAATCCTTCAAAGACGCTTCCGGCAGAATCCGGGGACATAGTCGAGCAATATTAGACAAGGGTCCTGACGCTTGGTTTTGGGAACCCGATCTCTACACAATAAGAATCCTCGGGAAAGAGGACGATGTAATCGAGAGGATGCTCTTTGGCGCAATTGATACAAATGGTCGCAAGGCATTTGATGACTTATTGAATGAAGATTGGGATGGCATGCATGAATCCTACCCCCAACTTTTTGAGTTTCTAGACGCACTTCGTCTCAGAACACCCAAGGGGCTTCAATTTATTAGACAATTCCCGGGCGCTAACTCCCAACAGAGCCTAATGGTGTGGATGCAAAGAGTTCGCAGGATGCATTGTGTAATGTGGATGGAGGGCGTCAGGGAGATTTTCTCCACCGGCAGTTCTACTAAAAAATTTATCTTTTCAGACCACCCGGTGACTCTTTTTAATCGGCTAATCTTCCCTGGCGACAGGAAGCTGGTTAACGGGAGTGATCCCCTGCTTGAATGGCAAGGCACCCAGACGATTGTGCCTCTCGACCAGGATCACCTGTTTGTCTTAACCCACTTGGAATGGGGACGCTGCCAAAAACCGGGTCCCTATATTGCAAGACAACCGAGAACCAACCATCGCTATTTCGACAATCCACTCGTCTCGTATCATGACATTGAGCGATCGCGCTCCCTAACGGATGAACAAATATTAGAGGTAAACTATATTATAAAAAATAGAGCATTTAGATATATAGCAGGGCAAGAAGAGAGTGATTTATTTCCTGAATCAGAACTCAAGACAACCATGTGGAACAAGCTTGGGACATTTCTTATGCCACCAGAATCAAGGGTTGCAATGAGCGGAGGGCAAATGTTCGCAAAGATGAAGGACGGCTCTGAGTATTTTCAAGATGAATTTGGTCGTCGCCCAAAAACTTTAGAAGAGTGGAAAGCCGCCAGCGATGAAATGAAACGCATGGAAGAGCATTTTCATTCACTAATGAAGAAACAAAAAAGCCAAATCTAA
- a CDS encoding 16S rRNA (guanine(527)-N(7))-methyltransferase RsmG: MEPILPDWMKEPVTRYLELLDRWSRTHALTSLEMEERYEELILDSAVLLPFLGALGPGCKVADFGTGMGIPALVLALARPDLTVFALDKSKKKIAFVKQAALELGLANLRPLAGRAEELPPLRADLGVAKAVGTLDLLLGWWDRHGAPGAPFLALKGGPEEAPAGYALAAHGYRLPTRGRRTVLELRRT; the protein is encoded by the coding sequence ATGGAACCGATACTCCCCGATTGGATGAAGGAACCCGTCACTCGATACCTGGAACTCCTGGACCGATGGAGTCGCACCCACGCGCTGACATCACTGGAGATGGAAGAAAGGTACGAGGAATTGATCCTGGATTCCGCCGTGCTCCTGCCCTTCCTCGGGGCCCTGGGGCCGGGGTGCAAGGTCGCGGACTTCGGCACGGGCATGGGCATCCCCGCCCTGGTGCTGGCCCTGGCCCGGCCCGACCTGACCGTCTTCGCCCTGGACAAGTCGAAGAAGAAGATCGCGTTCGTGAAGCAGGCCGCCCTGGAACTGGGCCTGGCGAACCTCCGGCCCCTGGCGGGGCGGGCCGAGGAACTCCCGCCGCTCCGGGCGGATCTGGGGGTGGCCAAGGCGGTGGGCACCCTGGATCTGCTCCTGGGCTGGTGGGACCGCCACGGCGCGCCGGGGGCGCCTTTCCTGGCCCTCAAGGGCGGGCCGGAGGAGGCGCCGGCGGGGTACGCCCTGGCTGCCCACGGCTACCGCCTGCCGACCCGGGGCCGGCGGACGGTGCTGGAACTGCGCAGGACCTAG
- a CDS encoding bifunctional DNA primase/polymerase: MTTPIQPSSPQPLSPQGRLARRTYFQSLLSMGFTLLKLHKVDDHGECTCGPWSGTRLKNESMRRQYRRDGIVQPCGNAGKHPIRSAKSSVVKTVEEVEQHLEEGGSIGLCIRIDGLPTAPIPLIVWDCDRPGSYEWLQKRGIVSDLEVWGKRGQHIYGVLAEGVPALRSDTYSLNPGKNQPTSEERPGIDIKVSGLVVTPYSPNKRLWFKGEDISESPTQVEAIFGSLDSLMENLPRFDPREQVPGMRPFEEPEEESTDSQEGVTDFPEENRRKKRTLRVPSAHRPSPEEVEGVLKGSPYHQRKRLAGNFLRRTIAIETRHDANTFRVVCTLLKHYFLSEVDAVSLLLKLYEPRHVDADGVRKPLEEQDLNRLVIRVSEGSYSDPIPPIEDPEELAAIRNLLALNRKKRDARSNRRKQLRTKQAEQEDFSAIGRFLAEVGGSPDETGKRVSSAQLFQECNAWLKVHYFGTTVTKKRFGDALTALGYQRKRVRVGAGMVQMVLGIPFEPWMNVG, translated from the coding sequence ATGACCACGCCGATCCAGCCATCCTCTCCCCAGCCACTCAGTCCTCAAGGACGACTTGCAAGGCGAACTTATTTCCAGAGCCTTCTCTCCATGGGGTTCACGCTCCTGAAGCTGCACAAGGTCGATGACCACGGTGAATGCACCTGCGGTCCGTGGTCAGGCACTCGATTGAAGAACGAGTCAATGCGGAGGCAGTATCGGCGGGATGGGATCGTCCAGCCTTGTGGGAACGCTGGCAAGCACCCCATACGGTCAGCCAAGTCCTCGGTGGTGAAGACGGTCGAAGAGGTGGAGCAACACCTGGAAGAGGGCGGCTCCATCGGTCTCTGTATCCGTATTGACGGGCTGCCCACCGCGCCCATTCCACTGATCGTCTGGGACTGCGATCGTCCAGGCTCGTATGAGTGGCTGCAAAAGCGAGGCATCGTCAGCGACCTTGAGGTATGGGGAAAGCGCGGTCAGCACATCTACGGGGTGCTGGCTGAAGGGGTACCTGCTCTCCGCTCAGATACGTACAGCCTGAACCCAGGGAAGAACCAACCGACGAGCGAGGAGCGCCCCGGCATCGATATCAAGGTTTCCGGCTTGGTCGTAACCCCGTACAGCCCGAACAAGCGGCTCTGGTTCAAAGGCGAAGACATTTCAGAGTCGCCTACACAAGTGGAAGCGATCTTTGGATCTCTGGATTCTCTCATGGAAAACCTCCCAAGGTTCGATCCAAGGGAGCAGGTACCGGGAATGCGCCCCTTTGAGGAGCCAGAAGAGGAAAGCACCGATAGCCAAGAAGGTGTGACCGACTTTCCCGAGGAGAATCGCAGGAAGAAAAGAACTCTGCGGGTGCCTTCAGCCCACCGCCCATCACCTGAGGAAGTCGAAGGCGTCCTGAAAGGCAGCCCCTACCATCAGAGGAAGCGGCTTGCCGGGAACTTCTTGAGGAGAACGATTGCCATCGAGACTCGCCATGATGCCAATACCTTTCGGGTCGTTTGCACCCTTCTCAAGCATTACTTCTTGTCGGAAGTGGATGCGGTGAGCCTTCTCCTCAAGCTGTATGAGCCCCGTCATGTTGATGCCGATGGCGTACGAAAGCCCCTGGAGGAGCAGGATCTGAATCGGTTGGTGATCCGGGTATCAGAGGGATCCTACAGCGATCCGATTCCACCCATTGAAGACCCTGAGGAGTTGGCAGCCATTCGGAACCTTCTGGCGCTGAACCGGAAGAAGCGGGATGCCCGTTCAAACAGGCGAAAGCAATTGCGGACAAAGCAAGCAGAGCAAGAGGACTTTTCCGCCATAGGCAGGTTCCTGGCGGAAGTTGGCGGCTCTCCGGATGAGACAGGGAAAAGGGTCTCCTCCGCTCAGCTGTTCCAGGAGTGCAATGCCTGGCTCAAGGTTCACTACTTTGGAACGACAGTTACCAAGAAGAGGTTTGGTGATGCCTTGACCGCCCTGGGTTACCAGAGAAAGCGCGTTCGGGTTGGAGCAGGGATGGTTCAGATGGTGCTTGGTATCCCGTTTGAGCCTTGGATGAACGTGGGGTGA
- a CDS encoding outer membrane beta-barrel protein, whose translation MKTWILAATTLALTVGAPLAAQEPHFGLGVTVGVPTGALNSTTYAGGATESYDSTLGLQFTASFPVDRSLAWRLNLSGQTFSGHVDEPGQFRVNTQDAMFSIGADAQIFVGGGNAQRHIGTYLIGGLALDLERFSSSYDDPSYYPDTVTNKSRMGLNVGIGHSMRYIGRWRWNFEATYHKTLSSHDTGAGDPPAADFIRLGAGVVF comes from the coding sequence ATGAAAACCTGGATCCTCGCCGCAACGACCCTCGCCCTCACCGTGGGCGCCCCCCTCGCCGCCCAGGAACCCCATTTCGGTCTCGGGGTGACCGTGGGCGTGCCCACCGGCGCCCTCAACAGCACGACCTACGCCGGCGGCGCCACGGAGTCCTACGATTCGACCCTGGGCCTGCAGTTCACCGCGAGCTTCCCCGTGGACCGGTCCCTGGCGTGGCGCCTGAATCTTTCGGGCCAGACCTTCTCGGGCCATGTGGACGAACCCGGGCAGTTCCGGGTGAACACCCAGGACGCCATGTTCAGCATCGGCGCGGACGCCCAGATCTTCGTGGGCGGGGGCAACGCCCAGCGCCACATCGGCACCTACCTCATCGGCGGCCTCGCCCTGGACCTGGAGCGCTTCTCCTCCAGCTACGACGACCCCAGCTACTACCCCGACACCGTCACCAACAAGAGCCGCATGGGCCTGAACGTGGGAATCGGCCACAGCATGCGCTACATCGGCCGGTGGCGCTGGAACTTCGAGGCCACCTACCACAAGACCCTCAGCTCCCACGACACCGGCGCGGGCGATCCCCCTGCGGCCGACTTCATCCGCCTCGGCGCCGGCGTCGTGTTCTAG
- a CDS encoding HEPN domain-containing protein: MAISWKKNQKLKPSIILERVNASKLSSGDGRVSFSIFPLQEALPALDSMLEFPAATDGIPKSLLIWKAITGIDGEITPDTFIKSINKALVAELATEEQEFHILTDISIAYESTPTKLRIEGCTIEKVDTDYPHKYSERELLIKRNNIPVPRSPYGYTKLLIKVRAKSPQIAMTKALKSLDLVRSIWSLLGNSYMEIIGDQWQPINKIRLGSIHTIHNSKGHSAIESVWYEPNFTPASIFKFDNTEIAWKKTKEAISAIKKCKYSEIIIDTLIRYVRALDERDQSTAFLRLWSATESITSNGSAHYDSLIARCAFLYKDHKYHEQILEHLREFRNKSVHAGDQSENTKSYCYQLQEYFKSLVWFHIRNVKFFNSLAEANSFLDMGHNKKQLLRKRRIIGKAIRFIS; the protein is encoded by the coding sequence ATGGCGATATCCTGGAAAAAAAATCAGAAACTGAAGCCGTCAATCATCTTGGAGAGAGTTAATGCCTCCAAATTATCCTCTGGAGACGGCAGAGTGTCCTTTTCTATTTTTCCACTTCAAGAAGCATTACCTGCCCTCGATTCGATGCTCGAATTTCCAGCGGCAACGGACGGCATCCCAAAATCCCTACTAATTTGGAAGGCTATTACAGGAATCGATGGCGAAATCACCCCAGATACTTTTATTAAAAGCATAAACAAAGCCCTTGTGGCGGAGTTAGCCACCGAGGAGCAAGAGTTTCACATTCTTACAGATATCTCAATTGCTTATGAAAGCACTCCGACAAAGCTGAGAATTGAAGGATGCACTATTGAGAAAGTGGATACGGATTATCCCCACAAATACTCGGAAAGAGAACTGCTAATCAAACGTAACAATATTCCAGTGCCACGCTCGCCATATGGATATACAAAATTACTGATTAAAGTCAGGGCTAAGTCTCCTCAGATAGCAATGACCAAGGCGCTAAAAAGCCTAGATCTAGTAAGATCAATATGGTCTCTACTCGGAAATAGTTATATGGAAATCATAGGAGACCAATGGCAACCCATAAATAAAATTCGTCTGGGAAGCATCCATACCATCCATAATTCAAAAGGGCACTCGGCAATTGAATCTGTGTGGTATGAGCCAAATTTTACACCAGCCAGTATTTTCAAATTTGACAACACTGAGATAGCCTGGAAGAAAACAAAAGAAGCTATTTCCGCTATTAAAAAATGTAAGTATAGTGAAATTATAATAGATACCCTTATCAGATACGTTCGAGCCCTGGACGAGCGGGACCAAAGCACCGCATTTCTGCGCCTCTGGAGCGCCACCGAATCCATCACCTCAAATGGTTCAGCTCATTACGACTCGCTTATTGCACGTTGCGCCTTTCTCTACAAAGACCACAAGTACCACGAGCAAATACTGGAGCATCTTAGAGAATTTAGGAACAAATCCGTTCATGCTGGCGACCAGAGCGAAAACACAAAAAGTTACTGCTACCAATTACAGGAATATTTTAAATCCTTGGTCTGGTTTCATATCCGAAATGTGAAGTTTTTCAATAGTCTTGCAGAAGCAAACTCATTTTTGGACATGGGACACAACAAGAAGCAACTCCTCAGAAAAAGGAGGATCATCGGCAAGGCAATTCGCTTTATCTCGTGA
- a CDS encoding M1 family metallopeptidase: protein MQRLVKMVLLALGCWSLGAFDPGHWFDKPKSPRIANYRIEAALDWPGKALEGRETISWRNTGTAATAEFPLHLYLNAFKGPQTIFAKEAAGEREFRRFDARDPRSYGYCRLLSVSMDGRSLDGHFGEDETVYWVRLGRAVAPGETIRLEVAWESRFPRVLARTGWSGDGQGNFLMGAQWFPKAGVYEGDRWICHAYHARTEFYADFGTYDVELSLPNALLLAHVGAQTNFKTQEDVTPDPKRKLNVIWKLHAEDVHDFAWAVMPSRSWSFKSFEYRGVQVLCYYQPENKSNLERQMFAARVALRHGAEWFLPYPYPVLSVVDVPAEAHGADGMEYPTLVTASSTRFDPFALRGEPEAVTVHEIGHQWFYGMLASNEVEEAWLDEGFTSWFTQRALERGYQSLFSSRRFQVGTDAVEHLTYWLAPSVDPISWPSFQTRDFRSYVVAAYAKPAMMLAQLEAMIGRPQMELVMQTYAREFAFRHPKGRDFRRVAERVTGRDLSAFWKDWLDGTDVLDMAIAKVEVREVMEGGWMDSPKGAAFAAPQPAAPGRRGLITLVRRGGIRAPITLWVRLEDRSERRLTWDGQDRWTTFEFDSPVTAAVLDPDGNYPMLKDRLHASYLAKPLRRGFHYWSQMVMGALTGLLQGAGIG from the coding sequence ATGCAGCGACTGGTGAAAATGGTCTTATTGGCGTTGGGGTGCTGGAGCCTGGGGGCCTTCGATCCGGGGCATTGGTTCGACAAGCCCAAGTCGCCCCGGATCGCCAATTACCGCATCGAGGCGGCGCTGGACTGGCCGGGGAAGGCCCTGGAGGGGCGGGAGACGATCTCCTGGCGCAATACGGGCACGGCGGCCACGGCGGAGTTTCCGCTGCACCTGTACCTGAACGCCTTCAAGGGGCCGCAGACGATCTTCGCCAAGGAGGCGGCGGGGGAACGGGAATTCCGGCGCTTCGACGCGCGGGATCCCCGGAGCTACGGGTACTGCCGGCTGCTATCGGTTTCCATGGACGGGCGGAGCCTGGACGGGCACTTCGGGGAGGACGAGACGGTCTACTGGGTGCGCCTGGGGCGCGCGGTGGCTCCGGGGGAGACGATCCGCCTGGAGGTGGCCTGGGAGAGCCGGTTCCCCAGGGTCCTGGCCCGCACGGGGTGGAGCGGGGACGGGCAGGGCAATTTCCTCATGGGGGCCCAGTGGTTCCCCAAGGCCGGGGTGTACGAGGGGGACCGGTGGATCTGCCATGCCTACCACGCCCGCACGGAGTTCTACGCGGACTTCGGCACCTACGACGTGGAACTGTCCCTGCCCAACGCGCTCCTGCTGGCCCACGTGGGCGCGCAGACCAATTTCAAGACCCAGGAGGACGTCACCCCGGACCCCAAGCGCAAGCTCAACGTCATCTGGAAGCTCCACGCCGAGGACGTGCACGACTTCGCCTGGGCCGTGATGCCCTCCCGCAGCTGGAGCTTCAAGAGCTTCGAGTACCGCGGCGTCCAGGTGCTCTGCTACTACCAGCCCGAGAACAAGAGCAACCTCGAGCGGCAGATGTTCGCCGCGCGGGTGGCCCTGCGCCACGGGGCGGAGTGGTTCCTGCCCTACCCCTACCCGGTGCTCAGCGTGGTGGACGTGCCCGCGGAAGCCCATGGCGCGGACGGCATGGAGTATCCCACCCTGGTGACGGCCTCCTCCACGCGCTTCGACCCCTTCGCCCTGCGGGGCGAGCCGGAGGCGGTCACCGTGCACGAGATCGGCCACCAGTGGTTCTACGGCATGCTGGCTTCCAACGAGGTGGAGGAGGCCTGGCTGGACGAAGGGTTCACCAGCTGGTTCACCCAGAGGGCCCTGGAGCGCGGCTACCAGAGCCTCTTCAGCAGCCGGCGCTTCCAGGTGGGCACCGACGCCGTGGAGCATCTCACGTACTGGCTCGCCCCGTCCGTGGACCCCATCTCCTGGCCCAGCTTCCAGACGAGGGACTTCCGGTCGTACGTGGTGGCCGCCTATGCCAAGCCCGCCATGATGCTGGCCCAGCTGGAGGCCATGATCGGCCGGCCCCAGATGGAGCTGGTGATGCAGACCTACGCCCGGGAATTCGCCTTCCGCCACCCCAAGGGCCGGGACTTCCGGCGCGTGGCCGAACGCGTCACGGGGCGGGATCTCTCGGCCTTCTGGAAGGACTGGCTTGACGGCACCGACGTGCTGGACATGGCCATCGCCAAGGTCGAGGTGCGGGAGGTCATGGAGGGCGGCTGGATGGATTCCCCCAAGGGGGCCGCCTTCGCCGCGCCCCAGCCCGCGGCGCCCGGAAGGCGGGGGCTCATCACCCTGGTGCGCCGGGGCGGCATCCGCGCCCCCATCACCCTGTGGGTGCGCCTGGAGGACCGCTCCGAGCGGCGCCTCACCTGGGACGGCCAGGACCGGTGGACCACCTTCGAATTCGACAGCCCGGTCACCGCCGCCGTGCTGGACCCGGACGGCAACTACCCCATGCTCAAGGACCGGCTCCACGCCAGCTACCTGGCCAAGCCCCTGCGCCGGGGCTTCCACTACTGGTCCCAGATGGTCATGGGCGCCCTCACGGGGCTGCTGCAGGGGGCCGGGATCGGGTGA
- a CDS encoding Smr/MutS family protein, protein MVWKKDLEKLKKSLAEDPAPPKAPPPKPKPTEFKPMEEEDAVFLSAMGKRPRPAACPAAPAAPAPAAPPPPPEPAQDFAAAMGELKGMVAMPASVLAPKAAPRVEPRPEPRPEPPPPAPKPPEPPAPEPPPSEPQSLLPVQINLAAGMAIDVDGTLDLKGHGRNDAQERLKERILDGHALGWRTLHVILGPAEDLRSMFLDQVGGSARIARYAQAPIPMGGSQAWIIYFRSAGTSSEAN, encoded by the coding sequence ATGGTCTGGAAGAAGGATCTGGAAAAGCTGAAGAAATCCCTGGCGGAGGACCCGGCGCCCCCGAAGGCGCCGCCCCCCAAGCCCAAGCCCACCGAATTCAAGCCCATGGAGGAGGAGGACGCGGTCTTCCTCAGCGCCATGGGCAAGCGCCCCAGGCCCGCGGCCTGCCCCGCCGCCCCCGCCGCTCCGGCCCCGGCGGCGCCGCCCCCCCCTCCCGAACCGGCCCAGGATTTCGCCGCCGCCATGGGCGAACTCAAGGGGATGGTCGCCATGCCCGCCTCGGTCCTGGCACCCAAGGCCGCGCCCCGCGTCGAGCCCCGGCCCGAGCCCAGGCCGGAACCCCCGCCCCCGGCCCCGAAGCCGCCCGAGCCCCCCGCCCCCGAACCGCCGCCCTCCGAGCCCCAGTCCCTCCTTCCCGTGCAGATCAATCTGGCCGCCGGCATGGCCATCGACGTGGACGGGACCCTGGACCTCAAGGGCCACGGCCGCAACGACGCCCAGGAGCGCCTCAAGGAGCGCATCCTCGACGGCCACGCCCTGGGCTGGCGCACCCTCCACGTCATCCTGGGCCCCGCGGAGGACCTGCGGAGCATGTTCCTGGACCAGGTGGGAGGTTCGGCCCGCATCGCGCGCTACGCCCAGGCCCCCATTCCCATGGGCGGGAGCCAGGCCTGGATCATCTATTTCCGCAGCGCCGGAACCTCATCCGAAGCCAACTGA
- a CDS encoding LysM peptidoglycan-binding domain-containing protein: MQSSKTTAEPIKVAAHSSRWDYPKEITPPAGFKVHIVQKGDTLWDLGNTYLGNPFSWPQIWELNKWVKDPHWIYPGDPLIVDASRSAVAPGKEGDAAPYEVSTLRPDLRSRPKPTLDEYGFSFQDFIQLPFITPKGADDYFKKSGGFLIHGHQDRTRGILSDGDMVYFNGGTNQGLKAGDRLVVTKVLKKGFFHPDDTTHRTKIGDVLQQQGVVRVVTLYPDSSVAVIEHALDGIYEGAYAVPFTEPANIVANLRKDVGSPVPLQEPLAKIIFLREDRPVAAAGDMVIIDQGTNQGFKVGDILVTARRRPIDSATITGDPVKDAAQPSTNYFLGQLMVVRTEAATATCRILRSKEEIFVGDIVTR; encoded by the coding sequence ATGCAGTCCAGCAAGACCACCGCCGAACCCATCAAGGTCGCCGCCCATTCCTCCCGCTGGGACTACCCCAAGGAGATCACGCCCCCGGCCGGGTTCAAGGTGCACATCGTCCAGAAGGGCGACACCCTCTGGGACCTGGGCAACACGTACCTGGGCAACCCCTTCTCCTGGCCCCAGATCTGGGAACTCAACAAGTGGGTCAAGGATCCGCACTGGATCTACCCCGGCGATCCGCTCATCGTGGACGCCTCCCGCTCCGCGGTGGCCCCGGGCAAGGAAGGCGACGCGGCTCCCTACGAGGTCTCCACCCTGAGGCCCGACCTGCGCAGCCGGCCCAAGCCGACCCTGGACGAGTACGGGTTCTCCTTCCAGGACTTCATCCAGCTCCCCTTCATCACCCCCAAAGGCGCCGACGACTACTTCAAGAAGTCCGGCGGATTCCTCATCCACGGCCACCAGGACCGCACCCGCGGCATCCTCTCCGACGGCGACATGGTGTACTTCAACGGCGGCACCAACCAGGGCCTCAAGGCCGGGGACCGGCTCGTGGTCACCAAGGTGCTCAAGAAGGGCTTCTTCCACCCGGACGACACCACGCACCGCACGAAGATCGGCGACGTGCTCCAGCAGCAGGGCGTCGTGCGCGTGGTGACCCTCTACCCCGATTCCTCCGTGGCCGTCATCGAGCACGCCCTGGACGGGATCTACGAAGGCGCCTACGCGGTGCCCTTCACCGAGCCCGCCAACATCGTCGCCAACCTGAGGAAGGACGTCGGCAGCCCCGTGCCCCTCCAGGAACCCCTGGCCAAGATCATCTTCCTGCGCGAGGACCGCCCCGTGGCCGCCGCCGGGGACATGGTGATCATCGATCAGGGCACCAACCAGGGCTTCAAGGTGGGCGATATCCTCGTCACCGCCCGGCGCCGCCCCATCGACAGCGCGACCATCACCGGCGACCCGGTCAAGGACGCCGCCCAGCCTTCCACCAACTACTTCCTGGGCCAGTTGATGGTGGTCCGCACCGAGGCGGCCACGGCCACCTGCCGCATCCTCCGGAGCAAGGAGGAGATCTTCGTGGGCGACATCGTCACCCGCTAG
- the ybeY gene encoding rRNA maturation RNase YbeY: MTAAQNPFKIDWSSRSKLRGPGDRSLGELLQKLRDRLAPKAQGISISYLDDRAMRKLNREHRDINQTTDVLSFPANPEKGAFQHLGDLVVSLPMAEKMAKKLGVSRRREVETLIIHGFLHLCGHDHEADNGEMLALQAELEREFLEAEPLPMAVKRGRKPGSKVKRLKDGSRVVVTGRAAHALVRKEAAKKAKPAKKAEKAPRKAVEKPKRAPGRPRKVVEAAPAPKRVVRRKRPPLRSGVLG, encoded by the coding sequence ATGACTGCCGCACAGAACCCTTTTAAGATCGATTGGTCCAGCCGCAGCAAGCTGAGAGGCCCTGGTGACCGTTCCCTGGGGGAACTGCTGCAGAAACTCCGGGACCGCCTCGCCCCGAAGGCCCAGGGCATTTCCATCTCGTACCTGGATGATCGGGCGATGCGCAAGCTCAATAGGGAGCACCGCGACATCAATCAGACGACCGATGTCCTCAGCTTCCCGGCAAATCCGGAAAAAGGCGCCTTCCAGCACCTGGGCGACCTGGTCGTGAGCCTGCCCATGGCCGAGAAGATGGCCAAGAAGCTGGGCGTCAGCCGCCGGCGGGAAGTGGAGACCCTGATCATCCACGGCTTCCTTCACCTGTGCGGCCACGACCACGAGGCCGACAACGGGGAGATGCTGGCCCTGCAGGCCGAGCTGGAGCGGGAGTTCCTGGAGGCCGAGCCCCTGCCCATGGCCGTGAAGCGCGGGCGCAAGCCGGGCAGCAAGGTCAAGCGGCTCAAGGACGGCAGCCGGGTGGTGGTGACCGGCCGCGCGGCCCATGCGCTGGTGCGCAAGGAAGCCGCCAAGAAGGCCAAGCCCGCCAAGAAGGCCGAAAAGGCCCCCCGCAAGGCCGTCGAGAAGCCCAAGCGGGCCCCGGGCCGGCCCCGCAAAGTGGTGGAGGCCGCGCCGGCCCCCAAGCGGGTGGTGCGGCGCAAGCGGCCCCCCCTCCGGTCCGGCGTGCTGGGCTGA